The Deltaproteobacteria bacterium region ATACCCACAAAAAAACCCCCTTATGGCCAAACCATGGGGTAAACTCGTTCCCTCAAACCCCGAAAAATCCCTCCCCATATGACTCTGCTGACAACGCAAATAGCTCATCGAGTAGTTCTGCCACCCTTCAAAGCCGAAATCTCAAGGTGTCCTCACTTCCAAGGGTATCCCCGTTTCTCAAGGAAAGCTCCTGCTTCTCGTCGACCTGCCTCCCACGGTCAGAGCCTCCTTTGAAGTTGTATCGACATGCCAGCATGGCTCACGGAAGAACCAGAGCAAGACTCAAAACGAGACTTGACCCCTCTGCCTTGACATCATCACCCTCATGGGGATAGTTTTTTGCCGAATTCCACGATCCATACAGAGGAGAAGAATGGAGATAGAACTCGCCTACGGGCGCGAAACGCGGAAGGTTCGGGTGGAGGATAAGGCCCTGATTGTCAGGATGCCGCCGGTTCCCCCTTTGAATGAGCCGGCCCTATCCCTTCTTGAGGGGTTGAACCAACCGATCGGCTCTCCACCCCTGAAGGACTGTCTGAAAAAGGGACGTGTCGTGGTCGTGACCTCGGACAAGACCAGACTCGTCCGGTACCCTATTTTTCTCCCCTCCCTCTTGGACTACCTCAACAAGGAGGGCGTCAGAGACAGTGATATAAGCCTGGTCATCGGCCGGGGAAACCACGGGGGGCACAGCCCGGACGAGATCAGAGTCCTTTTCGGAGAGGATGTCTTCGGCCGGGTGGAAATCATGGAACACGACTGCCACGACAGGGCGCACCTCGTCGAGGTGGGAAAAACACGGTACGGCAATCCAGTACTTCTCAATCAGAGGGCGGTTGAGGCCGAAAACGTGATCCTCACCGGGGCCATAAAGTTCCATCCCTATTCGGGCTTCTCCGGGGGCAGAAAGGCCGTTCTTCCGGGAATCTCGGGTTTTGAGACCCTTCAAAGGAATCACAAGATCGCCCTCTCGTCGAGCAGGTGTGGCCTCGGTGTTCTCGACGGGAATCCCGTCCACGAGGAGATGCTCGACGCGGCCCGGCTGCTTGACCCCTGTTTCCTTATAAATGTGGTCTGCAACGAATCGGGCCAAATCGCTCGCCTCTTTGTCGGCCACTGGCAGAAAGCCCATGAGGAAGGATGCGGGTTTGTCAGGGAGGTCTTCTGCCCTGAAGTCGAGGGCCAGGCTGATCTTGTGATCGCAAGTGCCAGCGGTTACCCTGATGATATCAACCTCTACCAATCCTTGAAGGCGGTGGACAATATCTCACCTGTGGTGAGAGATGGCGGAGTCATGATGCTCCTGGCAGAGTGCCGGGACGGGTTCGGCCCCGAGGAACTACTTGAATGGTTCGACGGAGAGGATCTCGTCGAAACCAGAGCGCGCCTGGAGAAGGAATTCTCGATCCCGGGCTACGTGGCCCTCTGCCTCAAAAAGACGGCAGAGAGAATCAGGATAGTCCTCGTCTCTTCCCTGGCCCACGCTTCGGTGAGGAGGGCTGCCATGATTCCGGCCTCCACCCCTGATGAGGGGCTCCAAGAGGCCCGCAAATACCTGCCGTCCCGTTTCAGCACCTGGATCTTTCCCCAGGGCGGTTCCCATGTCCCTGTGCTGAAAGGGAAATCCCACCAAGAACCATAGCTCTGATTCCGGTGTGCCTCCCGAGGCCGCCCGGAGAAATCCCTCCAATGGAACCTTCAAACCCGGGATGGGAGGCGGCCCATACCATACCTTCTCGCCTCCCTCTCCATAATCCGGGTCAGTTCCCTCTCCAGATCATCCCCCAGAGGTCGGGGGTCTTCTCCGGCCAGGAGTTCCCTGACTCTCTCCCTGGCTCGATCAGCAGCCGAGGGCCTTCCGGCGAGGCTCCCCAGATCCCCGGAGGAGCGATCCACCACAGGCCCCGGGGCCTGCTGTTCCGCTCGGTACCATTTTAGGGTGTGATCGTTTGCCAGGAAACCGTCACGGAGGTTCTCGAGTCTCTCAAACAGGCCCAGGGCGATTGGTTCGTCTCTCTGGCAGACCCCGTCGATCAGCCGGTATGCCATGCCGCAGAGCTCGTTGTCGAGAACAAGCTTCTCCATGCTCTGGCAGTTCTCAAAATTCAACATCCGCGCTCCAGATACCACATTGATACCTGCCAGGCCTGCCATGAGTATCCCCATCCCCGATTCAAATCCCCCCTGGAAGTCGATAAGCTTTGCGTCACTGGCACCCATATAGGCATGGGTCGGGAGCCCGAGGTGCTTGCCTACCTGGGCATAGGCCGTATCGATCATCATCGTCTCAACCGCTCCGATCGGGGTTGTCCCAGCCCTCATGTCGAAAATGGTCGGAGATCCTCCCCAGATAAGGGGAGCACCGGGAGCGGCGATCTGTCCTATGACGATCCCTGACAGAGATTCTGCAGCATGCTGGACAACGGCCCCCAGAAGGGTGACCGGCGCCGTGGCACCGGCAAGGGGCATGGAAACCAGTTCCGATGGAATGCCCCTTCTCGCGCAGTCGATGAGGCTCTGGGCTGTGAGGTCCTCCCATTTGAGGGGAGGAGAGGGGCAGGCATCAAATATGGCAAGGGGCTTCTCGCGGAGGGACCGGCCCCCTCCTCTGACGGTCTCTAGGAGTTCGAACATGAAGGGAAGACTCGCCTTCCTGAAGATGCCCGTAACAACGGGCTTGTGACAGTAGACCAGAGAGAGATAGAGACGATAGCTGTCAAGAATCTCCTCGGAGACGTCCGCGCAGACCATGGCCGTGCTCTGGGCCTTGATGTACTCCATTTGGGCGGTGACTCTGGTAAAGTCGACATAGTCCCGGGTCAGAGGCTTTCGCACTTCCATTTTCTCGTAGTCGAGAAATTGGAGTACGGATGAGCCGGGATCGAAGTACACGTTGTCTGCCTCCAGGTCCAGAGCCTCTCCACCGTCCCGGTCGAAAACGCGGATCGCAGAGGGCGTCATCTCCACGCATTCTTCTATGAGCTTTCGCGGTATCCGGACACGGTCTCCGATTCGGCAACCCCCTTCACCGAGAAGGCGCCTGGCTTCGGCGTTGATCACAGAGACACCGACCCTTTCAAGAATTTCGCAGGCTTCATCGATGACCCTTTCGATCATCTCTTTGGACAGGACAGCGACCTTTGGCCTGATCTTCTCCAGCATGGGCAACTCCTCTCTTTGGCGACCTAGAATGACAAACCCACCGTTCATTCCAAAAGAGTCTCGGCTTTGCCGGGCAGATCTCTCGGAATCGACAGGAAAACCCGCGGTCTCCCCGATTTCCGAGGGGGCTGAAACCGGGCCCGAGCGCCAGCCGGAATACTCTAAATCCTGCTGATCGTCTTCACGCCGATGAACCTCGCCCCTATACCGATTCCCAAAAGGGTCGTCAGAATCATCACCGTCGAGACAGCGGCGACAATGGGGGAGACCTCGTATTTGAGCGAGTTCCAGATCTGCACGGGCATGGTCATGGTGTCAGGAGCCGTGAGGAAAAGGGCGATGGAGAACTCGCCGAAAGAGGTGATAAACGAGAAGATCATCGCCGTAAGGACTCCCGTTTTTATCCGTGGAAGGGTGATGAGAAAAAACGTCTTGATCGGCCCGGCCCCCAGATCTCTAGCCGCGTCGTCCACGTTGAAGTCGTAGCCTGCCAGGACCGCCTGAACGAGGAGGAAGACCGTAGGAATCCCCCACAGGGAATGACCGGCGACAACGGCCGCGTAAGTCCCTGCCAGTCCGATCTTGTGGACGAACATGAGAAGGCTGATACCGATGATAATACCCGGCACCAGAAAGGGCATCATGATGAGGAGATTGATCACGTTTCTCCCCCGGAACCGCCGCTTCATATGACCCAGGGCCGCCAACACGCCGACAGTGGTCGAAACCAGCATGGTTGGAAGGGCGATCAAGAGGCTGTTCTTGAAGACCATCATCCACATGTAGTCCGTGGCAAAGGCCTTGTACCACCTCAGGGAAAATCCCTGAGGTGGGAAAATGATGTAGTCGCCTGCATTGAAGGAGACCACCACGGTGATCCAGATGGGCGAGAGAATGAACCCAAAGACCGAAACCGTGGCCAGAAGCAACAGCAGACCGGGAAGATCAAACCGCTTCACTCTCTCTTCGGGACTCATGCAAACCCTCTACCGCAAATAACGGGCCCCCTTTTGTGAGATTCTATTGCTGACCACCAGGACGATCGCCGTCATCGTGAAGAGCGTAAAGGCGATGCTCGCTCCAAAGGGCCAATTTAGGACGTTCAGTATCTGGTCCGCCACTTCGATGGAAATGGTCCGCTGGGCAGACGAGCCAAGCAGCGAAGGCACGGCATACTCCCCCATGGCCCACACAAAGGCAAAAAGCCCGGCAACGGCCACTCCTGGAATGGTCAGCTTGAAGGTCACCTCATAGAAGCTACGAACCCGGCTGGCTCCCAGATCCCGCGCCGCTTCGATAATCGACCAGTCGATCCCCTCCATGACGGAGACCAGGATGAGGAGAACCCACGGAAACACCACATCGAGAAGCCCGATCACCACGGAGAAGGGGGTGAAAACCATGGAGAGCGGTTCGTGAACAACATCGAGAGAGACAAGCAGCGTATTGATGAGCCCCTTTCGGCCCAGGATCACGAACCACCCGTAGATCCTGACAATGAGATTGGTCCAAAGGGGTATGATGATCATGAGAAGACAGAGGATTTTCTTCGCCCCCGATGCCCTGGCAACATAGTAGGCCGCCGGATAACCCGCCACAAGCGCAATCAGGGTGACCATGACAGCGATCCTGAGGGTGAAGAGAATCACCCTCACGTAGAAAGGATCGGTCAGAAACTTGACGTAGCCCCCAAAGGTGAAGGCAGGACGATAGACCCCCATACCCACATTTTCATAGAAGCTGACTCTAAGAAGGGTGAAAATAGGAATAAAGAAGAAGACACCGACGATAAGCAGGGCAGGGAGAAAAATCAAGAGGAACCGGTATCTCCGGTAGAGCCCGAGCCCAATCTCCAGCAATTCTACGGAGCGCCTGTCCTGTTTCATCCAGACCCCTCAAGCTTCCCAGGCTTCAAGCAGGTAGAAGGAAACAGCTCGCCGGATCCAATTCCAGGTACACCCTTTCCTCCAGGCGATACCTTTCTGACCGGCAGTCCCCCACCGTATCAACCACTATCATCGCACCTCCCAACTCTACGTGGAAGCGCAGGGTGGGCCCCAGGAAAGTAACGTCGACGATCCGCCCTTCCAGTGCATTCATGCCGGTCTCGGGAGCTTCCCTCTTCAGGGAGACGTGCTCCGGCCTGACAGCCACCAGGATTCTCCCGGTAGGGGGATTGTCGGTGGTCAGACGGACTCTCAAAGGGATACCTTCTGAAAGCTCGACCACGGCGTTCTCACCCTCTATACCCACCACCGTCCCCTCCAGGAAATTCGTTTCACCGATGAAATCCGAGGTGAACTTGGATTTCGGTTGGTAGTAGATTTCGCGGGGAGAGCCGATCTGCTCCACACGGCCGTCCCTCATCACGGCAATGCGGTCGGCCATCGCCATGGCCTCTGTCTGATCATGTGTGACGAATATGGTGGTGACATCGAGGCTCTTCTGAATCTTCTTGATTTCGAACCTCATCTGCTGCCTGAGCTTGAGATCGAGAGCGCTCAGCGGTTCGTCCAGGAGCAAGACCGCCGGTCCTACAACCAGGGCGCGGGCAAGAGCCACCCGCTGCCTCTGCCCCCCGCTCAGCTGGGCAGGGTAGCGCTCTTCATATCCTACGAGGTTCACCATTTCGAGATAGGCATGGACCTTCTCTGTGATCTCCCTTTTCGGTCTCTTCCGCATCACCAGGCCGAAGGCCACGTTCTCGAAGATCGTCTTGTGGGGAAAGAGGGCCCAGTTCTGAAAGACAGTCGCCGTGTCGCGCTTCTCAGGAGGCCTGCCGGTCACCTCTTCTCCCTTGATCTTGACGATCCCTTCGGTTGGATCCTCAAGACCTCCGATAATCCTCAGAGTCGTCGTCTTCCCACATCCGCTCGGGCCCAGGAGAAACAGGAACTCACCGTGTCTCACCTCAAGAGACATGTCCTGGACTGCAACCACTTCTCTGAACCGCTTGGTAAGGTGGATAAGCTCCACGTCGATCATGGCCGTCCCGTCCTGTGTCCGTCTGCCCGGACAAAGTCCTCAAGCCTCTCCAATGCCCGGGCGATCCTTTCCAGGGAATTGGCGTACGAGATGCGGACAAACCCCTCTCCATGTCGCCCAAAGGAGATCCCCGGCATGGTTCCCACACCCGCCTCCTCGAGAAGGCGGTTGGAAAAAAGGGCTGAGCCCATCTCCAACTTCGAGATGTTGGCAAACACGTAGAACGCCCCCTGTGGGGTGCGACAACTGATCCCGGGGATGCGGTTTATCCCCTCCACCAGAAAATCCCGCCTCTTTCGAAACTCCTCGATCATCCGGGTCTGGCAGTCCTGGGGACCCCTCAGGGCTTCGATCCCCGCAATCTGGGTAAAGGAGGCCGTGCATGAATTGCTGTTCACCATGAGTGTTGCAATGTGACGGGCCGTCTCCTCGGCAGCAACCGCATAGCCCAGCCGCCAACCGGTCATGGCGTAGGCCTTTGAGAAGCTGTCGACAAGGATCGTTCGTTCCGCCATTCCGGGAAGACCCACTATGCTCTGATAGGTAGCGTCGTAAAGGATCTTGGAATAGACCTCATCGGCCAGGACGAAGAAATCCCTCTCCGTCGCGAGATCGGCTATCGCCTCGAGCTGGCTTCCGGTAAGGACGGCTCCTGTGGGATTCTGCGGGGAGTTGATGATGATCATTCGGGTCCTGTCCGTAACGAGGGCCCGCAACTCCTCGATGTCGAACCCGAAATCGATCTCCTCACGGAGGGGAAGATGGACCGGTTTCCCCCCTGCAAAGAGGACCATGGCCTCGTAGACCGGGAATCCCGGACTCGGCAGGATCACCTCCCCCCCCTCATCCACGCACGAGCAGACACCGTAGAAGAGGGCGGGCTTCCCGCCCGGTGTGATTATCACCTGTTGCGGGGTCACCTCGATCCCTCTCTCCCTGGCGACGAATCGGGCGATGGCTTCTCTCGCGGCCATCATGCCCGCGCCCGAAGAGTAGTGGGTAAATCCCCGGCGGATGGCTTCGATGCCTGCCTCACGGATGTGTTCCGGGGTATCGAAATCAGGCTCCCCGATTTCGAGGTGAATGATGTCTCTCCCCTCGGCTTCCAAGGCCTGGGCTCGATCGTAGATCTCAAAAGCAGAAGCCGTATCGGTCTCCATACGGCTCATTCGACTCGCGTATTTCATGGGGGCCATCCAGGCGGGAACATCCCGCGCCCTCAAGTGGCCGAACCCGCCAGAGGGAGGAGAGCCCCTCGCCCCCCCCACGGCGGTAAGTCCCTATTGGGCTTTGGAAAGGACCTCTTTCTTCCACCGTTCCTCCAGCTCTCCCCACTGCTTGTTCAGGAGGTCCCAGTCGAAGAAGAAGGTTTTCTTGAACTCTTCGTTGCTGGAGGGAACGACACCTTTGAGTGCCGGAGCGATCTTGGCCTTTGTGTTTGAGACCCATCCTCCGTTTATCTGAGCAAAGTGGGTCTGGTTCTCTGGTGCGATACACCAGTTGATGAATGCCTCGGCAAGATCCCGGTTCTTGGTCCCCTTCATCACGGTCAGGTACCCTATCCAGGCCACGGCCCCCTCTTTCGGGAAGACCATCCTGACGTTCGTGCCCTTGTTCATCTCAGAGAAGGTACCCCCGCTGTAATAGGTACCCATGACCACCTCGCCGGTCTTTATGAGCTGAAAGAGCTCAGCTCCCCCCTTGTAGAACTTCTTGACGTGGGTCGCCAACTCGGCGCTGATTCTGAAGACCTCATCCATTCCCTCCTTGGAGTAGAGTTCCTGTACGCCGGGCTCCTTGTCCGAGATGAAAGCCGAGGCGTAGAGCCCGTAATAGAAGGTCTGGTCCAGGCTGAGCTTTCCTGAGACCTCTTCCCTCATGAGATCCTTCCAGGAGTCAGGCGTGAAGTGGACCTTCCCCGGTACATAGATGGGCAGGTAGATCCCCCCGTCAAAGGGAACCCCGTAACCCTTCACCCATGCCTCCCGTTTCAGCAGTTCGGGATAGATGTCCCTGGCATTGGGGATGTTCTCCTTCCTGATGGGGAGCAGCCTATGGATGTTCATGGCCGCGATATAGTTCCACCCGTCAGCCATGAAAACGTCGTACGGGGGTTTGTCCTCAGGGGACGCTTTTATCTTCGACATGAACTCCGCCCATCCCGGAGATACGATCACGATCGCCCCGCTCGCCTTCATGAAAGGCTCCACGTAGGCTTTCTTGAAGTCATTCGTGTAGGGACCGCTCCAGCAGGTGACGGTGATCTTCTGCCCTTTGAACCGTTTCAAATCATCTGCGGCCAGACCAGGCCCGGCCAGGAGTCCAAAGACGAAAACCAAAGCGAGAAAAATCAGCAGACCTTTTTTTCCCATGTCTCCCTCCTTCTAATGGAATACCGCTTCTACCTAGTACCTCCGACTCATCACCTCCTCCCGTCGAAATCCTTCTGCTTTCTAGCAAATGGGGCCGCCTTTGTCAAGGACCGGGGAATTTGGAGTCTCCTGGCTTTCGAGAACACCCTTGTCCCCGAGCGACATTGCACAAGTGGCGGGGCAGTCTCTCAACCGACCAGGCCTCACCTGTATGCCCCTGTCAGAGTTCCTATGCCAAGAATGGAGACCCAGACACAGAGAGCCGCGATCACCGTCATGAAGATTCCGGCCTTTGCCATGTCTCTGATAGAAAAATACCCTGAGGTGTACGGGATCACATTGGTAGGCGTCTCCGTGACGAGGATGAAGGCGAGTGAGGAGGTAAAGACCGCCGGTGCCGAGATGAGCCACACATCGAGTCCCAGGTCCTGGGCCAGGGCTATCAGGATCGGGATGATTATCGTCCCTGTGACGGTATTGCTGGAAAAGACCAGATGGAGCAGGGCGACTACGGCCACAATCATCAGGGGCCGGAGCACGAAATGGACCGATCCGATCCTCCCGATGAGTATCCAGGCAAGCCACCGGGCGGCCCCTGTCTCGTATACCATCATTCCCAGGGACAGGCCTGCAATGATGAGCAGTATCCCTCCCCAGTCCACGTCGTGCTCAGCCTCCTTCCAGGAAAGCACACTGACCCCCGGTAGGAACAGGGCCATGCCGCTGAAGAGAGCCACACCCTGAATCGGAAGAGTGACAGCGCCCCTGGTCATCGCCTTCACGGCAGGACCCGTCAACCAGAGCAACACGGTTATGAGGAAGATGACCAGGGTCTTGATCTCAGCCTGCCTGAGAGGACCGAGATCTCTCAGCTTTTTCCTGATTTCCGTGGCCTTAACGGGCAGCCTCTCCATCTCTGGAGGAAACATCCTCAACAGGAGGAGCCATCCCAGGGGAATCATCATCAGAGTGGCCGGCAAGCCGATCGACATCCATGCGACAAAAGAGATGTCAATATGGGCGAGCCTGTTCAGGTAGCTGACAGCAATGGGATTCGGGCCTGCTCCAGCCGGCGTGGCGATTCCTCCAAAGAGGGGGCCCCAGGCGCAGGAGATCATAAGAGCCCTGCCGAAATTGCTTTTCAATGGCTTTACCCCCGCATCTCTCAGGATGGATGTAGCCAGGGGCAGCAACATGGCTGCCGCCGCCATGGCGGTTATCCACATGGAGAGCATGGCCCCTACAAAGAGAAACCCGAGAACCACCCTGTCCGTCCTGTCTCCGACCTTGAGCAGAATGTGGTAGACCAGGCGTGCCCCGAGCCCGGACCGGCCAAATGCGGCGGACAGGATCAGCACGCCGATGAAGAAGGTTATGATGGGATCTCCAAACCCGAGCCGCACCACTGTCCTGTAGTCGGCGATCCCAAGAAGGGGGATCATGAGGACCACAAAAAGGGACGTCACAGCAAAAGGAAGCGCCTCGGTAATCCAAAGGACAACGGCAAAGGCGAGAACCGCTATGCAGGCTTTGCCCGGCCCGGTCAGTTCGATCAATTTCCCGCCCCGCTCAAGGGGTGGAGGAGTCGGGAGTACATATATGACTGCCATGAGGGCCAGGGCGGCCGCCAGAAACCGGATCCTCTTGGAATCCCTGTCGGCCCCCTGCCCACCTCCCTCGGGCCAAATGGGCTCCTGCCAGTCCATCCTTCCCTCCCGGATCGATCAATTCCCCAAGGGAGAACAAAACCTGCCAGACATCCCCTGGAATCGCCATCCAATCGGGCATCTCCGAAGACTCCCCGCCGCCTATCCATGCTCTCTCCTTCTGCCGGTTGGGGAATCGTCGGCTGAAGAGACGCGAAAAGCCTCTGTGAAGGGATTATTCCGGTGGTTCTGGAGATGTACTCCCTTTTCCCACGTCAGGGGGAAATGGGTTCCCGGCGAGCTTCCCGTGCCTCCAGGAGACTGTCAAGCCAGTCCGGATCCATCTCCGGTACGGAAGAGAGCAAGAGGCCCGTGTATTCATGGTGGGGCGGCGTCAGAACTTCCCGTTTTGACCCCTGTTCAACGATTCTCCCCCGCAACATGACGACCATTTCATCTGCTATGGCCTTCACGGTGGCCAAGTCGTGGGTGATAAAGAGATACGAGACACCCAGTTCGTCCTGAAGGCGCTGGAGCAGTTTCAGCACCTCCTCGGCCACAAGGGCGTCCAGAGCCGAAGTAACCTCATCGCAGATGATCAGATCAGGATTGGCCGCCAGGGCCCGGGCGAGGCAGAGCCTCTGTTTCTCGCCCCCTGACAGCTCCGGAGGGTACCGGTCTATGTATTTCTCCGAGAGTTCCACCATATCGAGAAGCTCTCCGATTCTCTCCTCCTTCTGGCTCCCCTTAATCCCGAAATAGAATTCCAGGGGACGCCCCAGGATCTTCCTCACCTTCTGCCGGGGGTTGAGAGCCGTATCGGGCATCTGGTAGATCATCTGCAGTCGTCTCAGACTCTCGCGATTCCGGAGCCGCAAATGGGAGGGCATTTCCTCCCCGGCAAAAACGATTCTCCCCTCCAAGGCCGGAAGCAGGCCGGTTATCACCCGGGCCAGGGTGGTCTTTCCGCTCCCTGATTCACCCACCACGGCCACGGTCCTGCCGCGGCGGATTCTCAGACTGACATCGTCTATAACCTTGACGCCCTTCCTATAACATGCTGAAACCCTTTCGACTTCCAGAACAACATCGGTGTACCTGCCGGCCTGCTCCTTTTCCCCCCTGAGAGTCCGGACAGACAGAAGCCGTCTCGTGTAATCCTGCTCGGCACGCTCCAGGAGCTCCCTGGTAGGACCTTCTTCGATCAGATTGCCGTATCGCAAAACCATCATCCGGTCGGCCACCTGCGCCACAACGGCCAAATCATGGCTGATGTAGATGGCCGCCGTATTCAACTGTTCTATGACGTGCTTAATGGCAGCCAGTACCTCTATCTGGGTGGTGACATCGAGGGCGGTGGTGGGTTCGTCAAAGACGATGAGATCCGGGCGGCCGGCCAGGGCCATGGCCACCATGGCACGCTGTAGCTGGCCGCCGGAGACCTGATGGGGATAACGGTAACCGATCCTTTCAGGTTCAGGAAGCTCAAGCTGGCGGTAGAGTTCAACGGCCCTCTTCTCCGCCTCAGAGAAACTCATCAGGCCGTGCTGAACAGGGGCTTCCGCGAATTGCTTGATGAGCTGATGCGCGGGGTTGAACGAGGCAGCGGCGCTCTGGGCTACATAGGCGATACGGGTACCTCTGAGCTGTCGCCTTGCCTGTTCCGACAGACCGGTCACTTCGATGCCATCGAAAACAATCGAACCGGAGACCAGGCGGCAGCCCGGCCGTGTATAGCCCATGGCGGCAAGCCCGATGGTCGATTTACCCGCACCGGATTCACCGATCAGACCGAGCACCTCGCCCCGCTCAAGGGTCAGACTTATGTCGTTGACAATCGGCTTCCACCGCCCGTCATCAAAGGCCTCTATTGTCAGGTGTTCGACAGTCAGTAGCGGCGCCACCGCGTTCCCTCGCAAAGGCTGCAAGAACGGTCAAAGTTGATCCCGCGACAGGCCGGCCTGGTAAAGAAACCAGTCTACCACAAGATTGACCCCGATCGTCAGGAATGCAATCGATCCTGCAGGCCATATGGGAGTGAGGATTCCAAATGTAATCGCCCCGGCATTCTCCCGTACCATGCCTCCCCAGTCCGCCGTGGGCGGCTGGATGCCGAGGCCCAAGAAACTCAGGGCAGCGATGAAAAGAAAGACGAAACAGAAGCGCATGCCGAATTCAGCCAGCAGAGGCGGCCAGGCATTGGGCAGGATTTCATGCCGCATCACCCACCACAGCCCTTCACCGCGCAGCCGGGCCACTTCCACGTACTCCATGACTTCGATATCCATGCCCAGGGCCCGGGAAAGGCGATATACCCGCGTAGAGTCGAGAATCGCGATCACCGCGATCAGAATCGGTAGGGACGTCCCGAGCACCGAAAGAATCATCAGGGCAAAGATCAGAGTTGGAAAGGCCATGATGATGTCCACCACCCGGCTCAGCAACTGGTCGACCCAGCCCCCCACCACCCCTGCAAGAAAGCCCGAGATAATCCCGATGGAAAAGGAGAGTACCGTTATGACAAGGGCCAGAGATATGGTGTTGCGCGCACCATAGAGCAAACGGGTAAGCATGTCCCGTCCCAGCTGATCGGTACCCAGGGGATTGGCTCTGCTCGGAGGCAGCCAGACATCGGCGGCGATTTCGGTTTCACCGTAAGGGGACAGGACCGGTGCCAATACACAGGCCACCACGTTGAGCAGGACGATTCCGAGCCCGATCTTTGCGCTCAAGGGGGATCTTCTGAGAAATCTTAGAAACACTTTCTCCCTTCTCGGCCCTATTTCGGAC contains the following coding sequences:
- the larA gene encoding nickel-dependent lactate racemase, whose protein sequence is MEIELAYGRETRKVRVEDKALIVRMPPVPPLNEPALSLLEGLNQPIGSPPLKDCLKKGRVVVVTSDKTRLVRYPIFLPSLLDYLNKEGVRDSDISLVIGRGNHGGHSPDEIRVLFGEDVFGRVEIMEHDCHDRAHLVEVGKTRYGNPVLLNQRAVEAENVILTGAIKFHPYSGFSGGRKAVLPGISGFETLQRNHKIALSSSRCGLGVLDGNPVHEEMLDAARLLDPCFLINVVCNESGQIARLFVGHWQKAHEEGCGFVREVFCPEVEGQADLVIASASGYPDDINLYQSLKAVDNISPVVRDGGVMMLLAECRDGFGPEELLEWFDGEDLVETRARLEKEFSIPGYVALCLKKTAERIRIVLVSSLAHASVRRAAMIPASTPDEGLQEARKYLPSRFSTWIFPQGGSHVPVLKGKSHQEP
- a CDS encoding trimethylamine methyltransferase family protein, coding for MLEKIRPKVAVLSKEMIERVIDEACEILERVGVSVINAEARRLLGEGGCRIGDRVRIPRKLIEECVEMTPSAIRVFDRDGGEALDLEADNVYFDPGSSVLQFLDYEKMEVRKPLTRDYVDFTRVTAQMEYIKAQSTAMVCADVSEEILDSYRLYLSLVYCHKPVVTGIFRKASLPFMFELLETVRGGGRSLREKPLAIFDACPSPPLKWEDLTAQSLIDCARRGIPSELVSMPLAGATAPVTLLGAVVQHAAESLSGIVIGQIAAPGAPLIWGGSPTIFDMRAGTTPIGAVETMMIDTAYAQVGKHLGLPTHAYMGASDAKLIDFQGGFESGMGILMAGLAGINVVSGARMLNFENCQSMEKLVLDNELCGMAYRLIDGVCQRDEPIALGLFERLENLRDGFLANDHTLKWYRAEQQAPGPVVDRSSGDLGSLAGRPSAADRARERVRELLAGEDPRPLGDDLERELTRIMEREARRYGMGRLPSRV
- a CDS encoding ABC transporter permease, with product MSPEERVKRFDLPGLLLLLATVSVFGFILSPIWITVVVSFNAGDYIIFPPQGFSLRWYKAFATDYMWMMVFKNSLLIALPTMLVSTTVGVLAALGHMKRRFRGRNVINLLIMMPFLVPGIIIGISLLMFVHKIGLAGTYAAVVAGHSLWGIPTVFLLVQAVLAGYDFNVDDAARDLGAGPIKTFFLITLPRIKTGVLTAMIFSFITSFGEFSIALFLTAPDTMTMPVQIWNSLKYEVSPIVAAVSTVMILTTLLGIGIGARFIGVKTISRI
- a CDS encoding ABC transporter permease, with the protein product MKQDRRSVELLEIGLGLYRRYRFLLIFLPALLIVGVFFFIPIFTLLRVSFYENVGMGVYRPAFTFGGYVKFLTDPFYVRVILFTLRIAVMVTLIALVAGYPAAYYVARASGAKKILCLLMIIIPLWTNLIVRIYGWFVILGRKGLINTLLVSLDVVHEPLSMVFTPFSVVIGLLDVVFPWVLLILVSVMEGIDWSIIEAARDLGASRVRSFYEVTFKLTIPGVAVAGLFAFVWAMGEYAVPSLLGSSAQRTISIEVADQILNVLNWPFGASIAFTLFTMTAIVLVVSNRISQKGARYLR
- a CDS encoding ABC transporter ATP-binding protein: MIDVELIHLTKRFREVVAVQDMSLEVRHGEFLFLLGPSGCGKTTTLRIIGGLEDPTEGIVKIKGEEVTGRPPEKRDTATVFQNWALFPHKTIFENVAFGLVMRKRPKREITEKVHAYLEMVNLVGYEERYPAQLSGGQRQRVALARALVVGPAVLLLDEPLSALDLKLRQQMRFEIKKIQKSLDVTTIFVTHDQTEAMAMADRIAVMRDGRVEQIGSPREIYYQPKSKFTSDFIGETNFLEGTVVGIEGENAVVELSEGIPLRVRLTTDNPPTGRILVAVRPEHVSLKREAPETGMNALEGRIVDVTFLGPTLRFHVELGGAMIVVDTVGDCRSERYRLEERVYLELDPASCFLLPA
- a CDS encoding pyridoxal phosphate-dependent aminotransferase; the encoded protein is MKYASRMSRMETDTASAFEIYDRAQALEAEGRDIIHLEIGEPDFDTPEHIREAGIEAIRRGFTHYSSGAGMMAAREAIARFVARERGIEVTPQQVIITPGGKPALFYGVCSCVDEGGEVILPSPGFPVYEAMVLFAGGKPVHLPLREEIDFGFDIEELRALVTDRTRMIIINSPQNPTGAVLTGSQLEAIADLATERDFFVLADEVYSKILYDATYQSIVGLPGMAERTILVDSFSKAYAMTGWRLGYAVAAEETARHIATLMVNSNSCTASFTQIAGIEALRGPQDCQTRMIEEFRKRRDFLVEGINRIPGISCRTPQGAFYVFANISKLEMGSALFSNRLLEEAGVGTMPGISFGRHGEGFVRISYANSLERIARALERLEDFVRADGHRTGRP
- a CDS encoding extracellular solute-binding protein, which codes for MGKKGLLIFLALVFVFGLLAGPGLAADDLKRFKGQKITVTCWSGPYTNDFKKAYVEPFMKASGAIVIVSPGWAEFMSKIKASPEDKPPYDVFMADGWNYIAAMNIHRLLPIRKENIPNARDIYPELLKREAWVKGYGVPFDGGIYLPIYVPGKVHFTPDSWKDLMREEVSGKLSLDQTFYYGLYASAFISDKEPGVQELYSKEGMDEVFRISAELATHVKKFYKGGAELFQLIKTGEVVMGTYYSGGTFSEMNKGTNVRMVFPKEGAVAWIGYLTVMKGTKNRDLAEAFINWCIAPENQTHFAQINGGWVSNTKAKIAPALKGVVPSSNEEFKKTFFFDWDLLNKQWGELEERWKKEVLSKAQ